The segment CCTTTCGACTTTTACAGACACCAATCCAACCTCTTCAGGAAAAATAAATGACAACGGAAGTACTTGGCCGCGCGTTGGCCAAACGAACTGCGGATCACCCGATCGAAGAAATTTTTCTCAAACGCTGGTCGCCGCGGGCAATGGATGGAAATCCAATCGACGACAATCAGCTCATGTCGCTGTTCGAAGCAGCACGTTGGGCGCCGTCGACCTACAACGAGCAGGAGTGGCGATTTCTTTACGCGAAACGCGACACCAAGCCCTGGACCACCTATCTGGATCTGCTCGTCGATGCGAATCAGAAATGGTGCAAGGACGCCGCGGCCCTGGTCGTCGTCTGTTCTTGCAAAGTCATGTCTCGCAACGGTAACCCGAATCCGGTCCACCAGTTTGACTCTGGTGCGGCATTCGAAAATCTCTGCCTCCAGGGAGCCGCGACGGGACTGGTCGTGCACGGCATGTCCGGATTCGATGCCGATGCGGCACGTGAGAAACTTGGCGTTCCCGACAACTATTCGATCAACGCAATGATTGCGATCGGAAACCCGGCTCCCGCTGATTCGCTACCGGAGGATCTACAGGAGAT is part of the Mariniblastus fucicola genome and harbors:
- a CDS encoding nitroreductase family protein — translated: MTTEVLGRALAKRTADHPIEEIFLKRWSPRAMDGNPIDDNQLMSLFEAARWAPSTYNEQEWRFLYAKRDTKPWTTYLDLLVDANQKWCKDAAALVVVCSCKVMSRNGNPNPVHQFDSGAAFENLCLQGAATGLVVHGMSGFDADAAREKLGVPDNYSINAMIAIGNPAPADSLPEDLQEMEKPSSRKPLSEIICEGPFVFRQYSK